Below is a genomic region from Streptomyces sp. RPA4-2.
CGGGTTGTCTCTGCTGTCGGCCGTCGCGCAGGCGCTGTCGGAGCTTGGTGCTCACAACGACGCCGACCGGATCGGCCGGTTTTTGGCCGGGCGGGGAGGAGATGTCGTCGCGGTGGCGCGCGGCCGGGGGCGTCCCGGCTACGGCAACCAGCTCTCGCCGCGCGAGCTGGAAGTGGTCCGGCTGCTGGCCAATGGGCTGACCAACCGTCAGATCGCTGACGTACTGGTGGTGTCGGCGCAGACGATCGCCAGTCAGGTGAAGTCGGCGATGCGCAAAATGGACGTGAGCTCGCGCACGGCCCTCGCGGTCAGGGTCGTCGAGTCGGGCCTCGTAGGCGAGTTGAACCAACGGACTTCGAGCGACGAGTGAATTCCGCAGAGCGCTCGCAGGACGAAGAAAAGTCGAGGAACGGGCGGCTGGATTAAATCCCGCATCTGACCGATCGCACGGACAGTCGGCCCTCCCGCACACTCGTCGCCATGCTGCCCGCTGAGCCGCCGACGCCCCTGCCGGAAGAGGACCCGTCCGAACCGGAACTCCGTTCTCAAGCCGAACCGGTGCCGGCCGGACCGCCGCCGGACCCAGCGGGCGCCGCCACTGCTCACAGCGGGGAGGCCGGCGCCGACGACGTCGCCGAGTACGAACCGCTCTAGGGCCTGCCTGACGATTCCCGTCTGCCCCGCGACGCCATGCACGCACTCGTACCGGACCGGGCACACACCCGAGTACGCCCGGTACGAGGGTCTGAGCCCGGCACGCCGAGCGCACGCACCTGACGCCGCGGGGCCGCTCTCCGGGCGACGACGGGGATTGTCAGACAGGCCCTGGCACGGAAGCCCATGGCGCCGGGCGCCGAGTGATCCAGTCCGCAGGAGGGGGTTGGCGTTCTCGTATGCGCGGGGCCCGATCGCCCGCGCGCCGCAGGCCAACACGTCGAAATCTCCCCAAATTTCCCGCTGTTCCTCTCACAGGAGGCTCATAGATGAGGTCAAGCGCACGAAAGGGCACCGGCAGACGCTGGGGCGCGGTGACCGTCGGTCTGACCGTCTTCGGCATGCTCGTGCCGTCGACGACGACCCACGCCGCCGAGCCGGTCCGGCAGACGCCGCCATCCGGTGTCGCACAGACGAACAACCCGAAAGCGGTCGCCAACGTAGACCTGGCGCGGATCGTCTCCGCGTCCGGCGGGTCCGTCCCCGTCACGCTGATCACCGGCGACAAACTGCACGTCGGTGTCGACGACGACGGCAAACCGGTCGTTCGCGATACCGAGAGCGCGCCACGGCCCGACGGACTGCCGGTCGTGTTCCACACCCTCACCCGCCAGGGCAAGTTGTACGTCGTGCCGGACGATGCCCTCGCGCTGGTCGGCAAGGGGATGCTGGACTGGAGTCTGTTCGACCTGAGCCAACTGGTGACGCTCGTCGAGGCAGGCAAGGGCGACACGGTGCCGGTGCTCGTCACCTACACCGACACGGCCGCGGCCGACAAGACGCGGAAGGTCGCCGGGGCCTCCGGCGGGCGGACCCTTCCGAGCATCAACGGCCGCTCGTTGAACATCGCCGACGACGGGCGGTGGTGGCAGGAGGTGCGGGGCAAGACGGCCTCCACGCCGGCCGCCGCCCGCTCCGCCGGTTCCCTGACAGGGGTCAAGAAGGTCTGGCTCAACGGCCTGGCCCACGTCGACCTCGAGCAGTCGGTACCGCAGATCGGCGCGCCGGTCGCCTGGGAACGCGGCTACGACGGCACCGGCGTGACCGTGGCGGTGCTGGACACCGGCATCGATGCCACCCACCCGGACGTGTCCGCGAGCATCGCCGGACAGGTCGACTTCACCGGTAGCCCCACGGGCGCCAAGGACGGGCACGGGCACGGCACCCACGTGGCGTCCACGGTCCTGGGCAGCGGAGCCGCTTCCAAAGGGCTGCGCAAGGGCGTCGCGCCCGGCGCCAAACTGCTGGTGGGCAAGGTTTGCGACGACAGCGGGCAGTGCCCCGACGACGGAATCATCGCGGCCATGGACTGGGCTGCCCACTCGGGAGCCAAGATCGTCAACATGAGCCTGGGAGGTGACCCCACCGACGGAACGGACCCGATGAGCCAGGCGCTCAACGAGCTCAGCCGCGCCACCGGGACCCTGTTCGTGGTCGCGGCCGGCAACTCCGGCTTGACTCCGCAGAAGGTAGTCGCCCCGGGCTCGGCCGACGACGCCCTGACCGTGGCGGCTGTCGACAAGTCCGACGAGATGGCGTCCTTCTCCAACCGCGGACCCCGTATCGGGGACGGCGCCGCCAAGCCTGACATCGCGGCTCCGGGCGTCGACATCGTCGCGGCCCGCGCCGCCGGTACGACCATGGGCACTCCGGTCGACCAGTACTACACCACGGCCAGCGGAACCTCGATGGCCACGCCCCACGTGGCCGGCGCCGCGGCCATCGTCGCCCAGCAGCATCCGGAGCTGACCGGTCAGCAGATCAAGGCGCTGCTGATGAGTACTGCCACCGATCTGGGGCACGACCTGTACGCCCAGGGCGCCGGCCGGGTGGACCTCGCGACCGCGACCGATCCGCAGGTCATCCCGAAGGGGAACCTGAACTTCGGCCGCCTGGCCTACCCGCAGTCGCCGGTGACGAAGAAGATCACGTACACCAACCACGCTGACAAGGCGATCACGCTGCATCTCGAGGCGCCGGTCTCCTTCGCCGACGGCCGGCCCGCCGTGGCAGGCATGTTCACCCTCGGCACGGACAAGGTCATTGTTCCCGCCAACGGGTCCGCCGAGGTGTCGGTGACACTCGACGGCGGCGTGCTCGGCACCGACGGTGCCTACGGCGGTTACAACGGGCTGCTCAAAGCCCGGGACGATTCCGGCAAGATTCAGCTGAGCTCGGGCATTCACACCTTCGTCGAAGCCGAGAAGTTCCCGTTGACCCTGCACGTAGTCCCTCCGACCGGTGCCACCGACGTGCATTACGGCAGCGCCACGTTCACGCCGGTCGACGACCAAGTACACCTGCACGCGGGCCCGACCTACGCAACCGGCGCCGACACCGTGACCGAACAGCTCTTCCGCGGTGTCTACGCGGCGCAGATACCGGTCACCTGGCGCAACGCGGCCGGTGAGTGGCAGCAGGCAGAGCCGATGGCACCGGAGGTCAGCCTCACCAAGGCCACGACGGTCAGCCTGGACCTGCGCAAGGCCAAGCCGCTGAGCGTGCAGTACCCGGAATCGACTGAAACCTACATGACGTCCGATTCCGTCAACCGGGTCTCGGCGACCGGGCAATGGACAACGGGTACGGTGGTCTCGCTCGGCTACAGGGTCAGCGAATCGAACTGGTGGGTGCTGCCTACGGGCAAGGTGAGCATCGGCACCCTCACCCACGACTTCTACAGCTCGCGGACAACCCCGGTCGTCACCCTGCGGACCACCGGCCGCGGTGTCCCCACCAGCCTGTCCGCCCGCTACGGGACCCCTGACGCCGCTTTGAGCGAGACGCAGATGTGGCTGAAGGACGACGGTGATCCAAGCTTCCGCGAAGCCTCGATCCCGGTTCCCCGGCTGCCGATCAAGGGACACCTCCCGGTGGTCGAGGCGGGCACCGGTTCCGCCGCCGAGCTTGCGAACGTCGACGCCCGGGGCAAGCTCGTGCTTCTGACGCCGACTGACATCTGCCAGGCGACCTGTGACTTCACAAGGCTCCGGGACGAGCGGGTTGCGGCCGCTGCCGCCGCCGGCGCCGTCGGCGTGCTGGTCGCCGCACCGGATCTCACCTCGCTGGGCCGTCCCACGGAGCTCGACCAGTGCCCGGACGGGCCGAAGAGCTGCCCGGCCATCCAGTCCTACGGCCCTCTGCCCATCGTGACGCTGCCCTACGACCGGGCCGAAAGCCTGGTCAAGCGGATCAGATCCGAACGGTCGCCTGTCGAGCTCAGTGTCGGCGGCAGCGTCGTGCCGAAGGTGTACGCCGCCAGGTACCACGACGAGGGACAGATCAAGCCGGACAGCTACCGGGTCGCCAAGGACGATCTCGACCAAGTCGACCTCCACTTCCACGCGGCACAGCCCGGCGACGTCCACCAGCTGGCCTGGATGCAGTTCCTCCGCAACACCCCCATCGCGTCACAGGTCACTCTGCCCAGCCTGCCCACGCGGCAGACGCTCACCACGTTCGTCAAGCGGCAGAACGACGCGATCAGCCGGTTCACCGCATCGTGGGCCGATCGCGGAGCGGACTCCTTCCTGACGCACAACCGCTCTGAGGCGAACGACCTGGTCCTCACCGGCAAGGACGACATCCACTGGAACGCGGGGCCCTCCGTACCAGGGGCCATTCCCCAGGTGCAGACCAAGTCCGGCTTCTCGGTCGGAGCCGGACCGTGCTCGGGCTGCCGACAGGGCGACACGTTCTACCCGACCATCTACCTGACAGACAGCAGCGGTGGCCGCCAGGCCCTGATCGGCATCGTCAACGACGAATTGATCACGCACGACTTCGCCGATATCCCGGCGTGCGGGCCCACTCCGTCGTCCACGTCGCCGAACCTCGACTACACCTGCGACCTCGCTCTGCTGAACGCGTCCGGTCACGAGATCGAGCGCCGCACGGAGCATCTCCCCGACGAGAGCTACATCAGCCAGTGACGGCACTCGAACCCGCTAAGGAGACCAACACGATGAACACCGGTGTGCCTTCGGCACGGCGCCGCAGAGGATCCCTCATGGTGCTCGTATCCGCGGTGATGCTGGCGCTGGCCGGCTGCAACGGTGGTGACCTCATCGCCTACGACCTGCCGGCGAAGTCGGCCCGGTACACGTTCGAGGCGAAGACCAACGACGTCAAGACGGTCTGGGAGTACACCTCGGCCGAAGCGACCAAGGGTGACGCCCCCAAGGTGAGCCCGTGCATGGGTGACGTGACCGGCAGCAACAAGGCAGCCTGCCGCCCGGAACCGCTGATCTTCCTGCGCTACGACTTCGATCTGGCCCTGGACAACACCGTCAAGGCCGGGGAGAACCACGACATCACCGTCGTCGGTTACTACCAGCCACGCCTCACCGCCCTGCCCAAGGTGACCTCCCTGAAGGCTGAGACCACCTTCGACGGGGGCAGCACCTGGCACCCGGCAACCACCAGAGCCACTGGGAAGAACACCTTCACCACGACGATCAAGAACCCCCGGCGGAACCAGGCCCCCAAGGGCATCGGACTGAGAATCAGCGCGACCGACAGCCAGGGCAACACCGTCAGGCAGACCATGCCCACGGCGTACACGCTGCGTTGACGGCAGCCGCCGCACACGCCTGACAGGACGGGGCGAGACCAAGTCTCGCCCCGTCCGCCTGTCCCCGCCCGGGCTCCCCGGATGAGCGCAAGCCACGCACGCGCCTCGGGGTGCTCTCTGTGACGGGTGCTGGCGGCCAGTGAGCGCCGCGATGATCCGCGCGTACTCGACGGTGTCGCGGACGGGACGGTGCTGTGGGCGTGGCGGGTGTGGTGAGGACGCGGAGCGCGGCGGGCGGCGGCTTCTTCGCCATCAAGAGGTGGGCTACCAGGACATGAGAGGACAGATCGTGTGCGCGGGGCCGGGCTGCCCGGCTCCCCTTCACCAGCCGGCCCGCGGTTCGCGGGGCAGGGCGGATCAGGCAGCCGTCAGAGATGAACTGACAGGCTGCGGCGGCCGGTTGGTCACCGGCCGGGCGCATGTAGCTGACGGGCGCGGTCGGGGTGCCGTCGTAGCACCGGAACCGCTCGCCCTGGAGTTGGCCGGGGAGGATGTCCGGTGACGATTCTTGTGGTCCCGTCTGGCGGCCTGGTGATGCATCGGCGGATTCGCGGCGTCGCAGCAACAAGTGCGTCGCGACGCCGATGATGGAGCGCGTTTCCACCCGCGAGTCGGTCTTCCTCTCATACGACGAGTTCGCTGTTTTATGCGAACTGCTACAGACGTCTCATGAGCGGGCGCCAGTCAGGGTTCTCACCGCAACAGGTTGACTCTGGGCGGTCGAGGGTCAGAGTTCTTGATTCCGGTTACTCCGTGGCTCCGCCGCCGCGTCGAGAACTCGGGAGCGCCTGGGGCCGGGTCCCCGGACAATGATCGTCATGACGTCCCTCCACTCCAACCCACTCTTTACCCGGCTCGCCGATGCCGAACGGATCCTCGTCGCGGGCGCGGGTGGCGGCTTCGACATCTACTCCGGCCTGCCGTTGGCGCTCTCCCTCCTGCATCAGGGCAAGCAGGTATATCTCGCGAACCTCTCCTTCAGCGCACTCGCCGGTCTCCCGATCGATGACTGGGTCGCCCCCGACCTGGCCGCCGTCACTCCCGACTCCGCTTTGCACCAGGGCTATTTCCCGGAGCGGACCCTCGCTCAGTGGCTGCGCCAGCACGGCTACCCGTTCACCGTGTACGCCTTCCCGCAGACCGGGGTGCGCCCGCTGCGCGCCGCCTACCAAGCACTGATCGAGCTGCACTGCGTCGACGCTGTGGTGCTGGTCGACGGCGGTACGGACATTTTGATGCGCGGCGATGAAGCCGGGCTCGGCACTCCGGAGGAGGACCTGACGAGCGTGGCGGCGCTGGCCGCGCTGGACGGCATACCGACCCGGCTCGTCGTGTCAGT
It encodes:
- a CDS encoding S8 family serine peptidase, which codes for MRSSARKGTGRRWGAVTVGLTVFGMLVPSTTTHAAEPVRQTPPSGVAQTNNPKAVANVDLARIVSASGGSVPVTLITGDKLHVGVDDDGKPVVRDTESAPRPDGLPVVFHTLTRQGKLYVVPDDALALVGKGMLDWSLFDLSQLVTLVEAGKGDTVPVLVTYTDTAAADKTRKVAGASGGRTLPSINGRSLNIADDGRWWQEVRGKTASTPAAARSAGSLTGVKKVWLNGLAHVDLEQSVPQIGAPVAWERGYDGTGVTVAVLDTGIDATHPDVSASIAGQVDFTGSPTGAKDGHGHGTHVASTVLGSGAASKGLRKGVAPGAKLLVGKVCDDSGQCPDDGIIAAMDWAAHSGAKIVNMSLGGDPTDGTDPMSQALNELSRATGTLFVVAAGNSGLTPQKVVAPGSADDALTVAAVDKSDEMASFSNRGPRIGDGAAKPDIAAPGVDIVAARAAGTTMGTPVDQYYTTASGTSMATPHVAGAAAIVAQQHPELTGQQIKALLMSTATDLGHDLYAQGAGRVDLATATDPQVIPKGNLNFGRLAYPQSPVTKKITYTNHADKAITLHLEAPVSFADGRPAVAGMFTLGTDKVIVPANGSAEVSVTLDGGVLGTDGAYGGYNGLLKARDDSGKIQLSSGIHTFVEAEKFPLTLHVVPPTGATDVHYGSATFTPVDDQVHLHAGPTYATGADTVTEQLFRGVYAAQIPVTWRNAAGEWQQAEPMAPEVSLTKATTVSLDLRKAKPLSVQYPESTETYMTSDSVNRVSATGQWTTGTVVSLGYRVSESNWWVLPTGKVSIGTLTHDFYSSRTTPVVTLRTTGRGVPTSLSARYGTPDAALSETQMWLKDDGDPSFREASIPVPRLPIKGHLPVVEAGTGSAAELANVDARGKLVLLTPTDICQATCDFTRLRDERVAAAAAAGAVGVLVAAPDLTSLGRPTELDQCPDGPKSCPAIQSYGPLPIVTLPYDRAESLVKRIRSERSPVELSVGGSVVPKVYAARYHDEGQIKPDSYRVAKDDLDQVDLHFHAAQPGDVHQLAWMQFLRNTPIASQVTLPSLPTRQTLTTFVKRQNDAISRFTASWADRGADSFLTHNRSEANDLVLTGKDDIHWNAGPSVPGAIPQVQTKSGFSVGAGPCSGCRQGDTFYPTIYLTDSSGGRQALIGIVNDELITHDFADIPACGPTPSSTSPNLDYTCDLALLNASGHEIERRTEHLPDESYISQ
- a CDS encoding DUF1152 domain-containing protein, translating into MTSLHSNPLFTRLADAERILVAGAGGGFDIYSGLPLALSLLHQGKQVYLANLSFSALAGLPIDDWVAPDLAAVTPDSALHQGYFPERTLAQWLRQHGYPFTVYAFPQTGVRPLRAAYQALIELHCVDAVVLVDGGTDILMRGDEAGLGTPEEDLTSVAALAALDGIPTRLVVSVGFGVDAYHGVNHMQVLENIAALERDGAYLGAFSIPRATREGALYLDAVTHAQHHTPERPSIVNGSIAAAVRGSFGDVRFTDRTRGSELFVNPLMSLYFAFDLPGLAARCLYLDRIEDTHLMRQVHSRIAEFRESIVTRPPRRFPH